In Rhodamnia argentea isolate NSW1041297 chromosome 4, ASM2092103v1, whole genome shotgun sequence, the following proteins share a genomic window:
- the LOC115753740 gene encoding heparanase-like protein 3 isoform X2 — protein MGVCSSMGRLPLPALTTTSSVPPWIMALLIFVTMALAGAMPLSSLCNRILLNAIKAFSPLKIRMGGTLQDKLIYHVQGDGGPCKPHSINGSDFLGFSQGCLPMSRWDELNAFFKRAGAVVTFGLNALYGRTVTSDGSVHGPWNSSNAEILLRYTVNKGYSIHGWELGNELSGQGIGAKISAQQYASDIKTLQNLLDDIYAGFEVKPLILAPGGFFEANWFQDFVSHTTQMLQVVTHHVYSLGAGANDNLISRILDPSYLNGVAQTFSTLESILKNSGTSAVAWVGEAGGAYNSGHHLVTDAFVSSFWYLDQLAMAATYNTKTYCRQTLIGGGYGLLNSSTNQPNPDYYSALLWHRLMGNNVLFTNFTGTNKLRAYSHCSKNSTGVTLLLINLDGNTTAQVHVSTEDIAGNGTLILQPQIRSRKSKFSSISKGSIFDANIREEYHLTAKDRDLGSQITLLNGKILSVDSSGNIPALNPIKVSMSDPILVASFSVVFARFPRMNVTACR, from the exons ATGGGAGTGTGTTCATCAATGGGTCGGCTTCCATTGCCAGCGTTGACGACGACTTCATCTGTGCCACCTTGGATTATGGCCCTTCTGATATTTGTTACCATGGCACTTGCTGGGGCAATGCCACTCTCTTCACTCTG CAATCGAATTTTGTTGAATGCAATCAAAG CATTTTCGCCGTTGAAAATCAGAATGGGAGGCACTTTACAAGATAAATTGATATACCATGTTCAAGGAGATGGGGGACCCTGCAAACCCCACTCGATCAATGGTTCAGACTTTCTCGGTTTCTCTCAAGGATGCCTGCCCATGTCCAGGTGGGACGAACTTAATGCGTTTTTTAAACGTGCAGG GGCTGTTGTCACCTTTGGTTTGAATGCCTTATATGGAAGGACAGTGACATCAGATGGTTCTGTCCATGGACCTTGGAATTCAAGCAATGCCGAGATTCTTTTGCGTTACACCGTGAATAAAGGCTATTCCATCCATGGATGGGAGCTTG GAAATGAACTTAGTGGGCAAGGAATTGGAGCAAAAATCTCGGCACAACAATATGCATCCGACATTAAGACCCTCCAGAACCTATTGGATGATATCTATGCAGGTTTTGAAGTCAAGCCACTAATCCTAGCACCGGGTGGATTCTTTGAAGCCAACTGGTTCCAGGATTTTGTGAGTCACACGACACAAATGCTCCAAGTGGTCACCCACCACGTTTACAGCCTCGGCGCAG GAGCCAATGATAACCTCATTAGTAGGATTCTGGATCCATCCTATCTCAACGGTGTGGCTCAGACTTTCAGTACTCTTGAAAGCATCCTCAAGAATTCTGGAACCTCAGCAGTTGCATGGGTTGGAGAAGCAGGTGGGGCTTATAATAGTGGTCATCACCTCGTCACCGATGCATTTGTGTCTAGTTTTTG GTATTTGGACCAACTTGCAATGGCAGCGACTTACAATACCAAAACATACTGCAGACAGACGTTGATTGGCGGGGGCTATGGTCTACTCAATTCCAGCACAAATCAACCAAACCCGGACTACTACAG TGCTCTTCTTTGGCACCGTTTGATGGGAAACAATGTCCTATTCACTAACTTTACCGGCACAAACAAACTCCGTGCTTACTCTCATTGTTCAAAGAATTCA ACTGGCGTCACGTTGCTGTTGATCAATCTTGATGGAAACACCACAGCACAAGTGCATGTTTCCACTGAAGACATAGCAGGAAATGGGACATTAATTTTGCAACCACAAATCCGCTCCCGTAAAAGTAAATTTTCCAGCATTTCAAAGGGGTCGATATTCGATGCAAACATTAGAGAAGAGTACCATTTGACAGCGAAAGACAGAGACTTGGGCAGCCAAATCACCCTTCTCAACGGGAAAATTCTTAGCGTTGATTCTTCTGGGAACATTCCTGCCCTCAATCCTATAAAAGTGAGCATGTCAGATCCCATTCTGGTGGCTTCATTCTCTGTTGTATTTGCTCGGTTTCCAAGGATGAATGTCACAGCTTGCAGATAG
- the LOC115753740 gene encoding heparanase-like protein 3 isoform X1, which yields MSCGCGMGALLVLVGVCFLAFWVHHSSVASQTTGLSGIVVVDGSVFINGSASIASVDDDFICATLDYGPSDICYHGTCWGNATLFTLDLSNRILLNAIKAFSPLKIRMGGTLQDKLIYHVQGDGGPCKPHSINGSDFLGFSQGCLPMSRWDELNAFFKRAGAVVTFGLNALYGRTVTSDGSVHGPWNSSNAEILLRYTVNKGYSIHGWELGNELSGQGIGAKISAQQYASDIKTLQNLLDDIYAGFEVKPLILAPGGFFEANWFQDFVSHTTQMLQVVTHHVYSLGAGANDNLISRILDPSYLNGVAQTFSTLESILKNSGTSAVAWVGEAGGAYNSGHHLVTDAFVSSFWYLDQLAMAATYNTKTYCRQTLIGGGYGLLNSSTNQPNPDYYSALLWHRLMGNNVLFTNFTGTNKLRAYSHCSKNSTGVTLLLINLDGNTTAQVHVSTEDIAGNGTLILQPQIRSRKSKFSSISKGSIFDANIREEYHLTAKDRDLGSQITLLNGKILSVDSSGNIPALNPIKVSMSDPILVASFSVVFARFPRMNVTACR from the exons ATGTCCTGTGGGTGTGGTATGGGGGCTCTGCTTGTTCTTGTGGGTGTGTGCTTCTTGGCCTTCTGGGTGCATCACAGCTCCGTGGCCTCGCAGACCACAGGTCTCTCAGGGATTGTTGTGGTTGATGGGAGTGTGTTCATCAATGGGTCGGCTTCCATTGCCAGCGTTGACGACGACTTCATCTGTGCCACCTTGGATTATGGCCCTTCTGATATTTGTTACCATGGCACTTGCTGGGGCAATGCCACTCTCTTCACTCTG GATCTCAGCAATCGAATTTTGTTGAATGCAATCAAAG CATTTTCGCCGTTGAAAATCAGAATGGGAGGCACTTTACAAGATAAATTGATATACCATGTTCAAGGAGATGGGGGACCCTGCAAACCCCACTCGATCAATGGTTCAGACTTTCTCGGTTTCTCTCAAGGATGCCTGCCCATGTCCAGGTGGGACGAACTTAATGCGTTTTTTAAACGTGCAGG GGCTGTTGTCACCTTTGGTTTGAATGCCTTATATGGAAGGACAGTGACATCAGATGGTTCTGTCCATGGACCTTGGAATTCAAGCAATGCCGAGATTCTTTTGCGTTACACCGTGAATAAAGGCTATTCCATCCATGGATGGGAGCTTG GAAATGAACTTAGTGGGCAAGGAATTGGAGCAAAAATCTCGGCACAACAATATGCATCCGACATTAAGACCCTCCAGAACCTATTGGATGATATCTATGCAGGTTTTGAAGTCAAGCCACTAATCCTAGCACCGGGTGGATTCTTTGAAGCCAACTGGTTCCAGGATTTTGTGAGTCACACGACACAAATGCTCCAAGTGGTCACCCACCACGTTTACAGCCTCGGCGCAG GAGCCAATGATAACCTCATTAGTAGGATTCTGGATCCATCCTATCTCAACGGTGTGGCTCAGACTTTCAGTACTCTTGAAAGCATCCTCAAGAATTCTGGAACCTCAGCAGTTGCATGGGTTGGAGAAGCAGGTGGGGCTTATAATAGTGGTCATCACCTCGTCACCGATGCATTTGTGTCTAGTTTTTG GTATTTGGACCAACTTGCAATGGCAGCGACTTACAATACCAAAACATACTGCAGACAGACGTTGATTGGCGGGGGCTATGGTCTACTCAATTCCAGCACAAATCAACCAAACCCGGACTACTACAG TGCTCTTCTTTGGCACCGTTTGATGGGAAACAATGTCCTATTCACTAACTTTACCGGCACAAACAAACTCCGTGCTTACTCTCATTGTTCAAAGAATTCA ACTGGCGTCACGTTGCTGTTGATCAATCTTGATGGAAACACCACAGCACAAGTGCATGTTTCCACTGAAGACATAGCAGGAAATGGGACATTAATTTTGCAACCACAAATCCGCTCCCGTAAAAGTAAATTTTCCAGCATTTCAAAGGGGTCGATATTCGATGCAAACATTAGAGAAGAGTACCATTTGACAGCGAAAGACAGAGACTTGGGCAGCCAAATCACCCTTCTCAACGGGAAAATTCTTAGCGTTGATTCTTCTGGGAACATTCCTGCCCTCAATCCTATAAAAGTGAGCATGTCAGATCCCATTCTGGTGGCTTCATTCTCTGTTGTATTTGCTCGGTTTCCAAGGATGAATGTCACAGCTTGCAGATAG